Sequence from the Fulvivirga ligni genome:
AGGCCGATTTCACGTAGGTTCAAAATTCGTTTCATAGGTAGAGTTGTAAGTAAAATAAACAGCCATATTAATTAATAAGGTCTTACAAACCTACTTTTTAGCGATGAAAACGATTTAAAGAGGGTTGAACCTCAAAATATACCTACCCCACCTAATTTTATCACCATTTTAGAGTTTCCTTATTTAAAAATGAAGCTATCCCTTTCTTGCAATCGTCGCTACCTCTGGCCTTGGCATTTTTTTCAGCCGCATAGTCCAATCCTTCTCTTAATTCCATCTCTTGCACTTCGGCAATCATCTGCTTAGTGAGCCCCATAGAATGGCCACTATTTTTAGTGATCAGCAGCTCGCAAAAGGCCTCCACTTCAGCATCTAAAGATTCTGCTGGTATCACTTTATTTAATAAGCCAAAGTCCTTAGCCTCCTCTGCTGAATACAGTTCACCCGTAAGCAATAATTCTTTACTTTTCATCTCGCCTATCTTCCTTAGCAAAAACACTTTTACTATGGCCGGGATAAAGCCAATCCTAACCTCAGTGTAACCAAACTTAGCTTCAGGAACCGCAAAAGTAAAATCACATACAGCTGCTAGCCCACAACCACCGGCTATAGCGTGACCCTGCACTTTAGCTATAACTACTTTTTTAAGCGTATATATCTGGTAGAAAAGCTCCTTGAGGTGATTAGAATCATTTAGATTTTCCGTGTAGGTATTATTTTGCAACTGCTGAATATAGGCCAAATCTGCTCCGGCACAGAAAGCTTTGCCCTCAGCACCCAGCACGATCACTTTAACTTCAGCATCTTCATCAGCCATTTTAAATGCCTTTTTCAATTCAGTTACTACGTCATAACTTAAAGCATTCCTTTTCTCTGGGCGGTTAAGAATGATATTCCCTACCCTACCAGACTTTTCATATTTTATAAATTCCATTTTACAGTATTATTTCAAGAGCTCCATTTTGCTTTACAGAATAATAATCAAGACCGAGTTCGTCCGCATCTTTTATCATTTCCGTATGCTTTCTATTACTTAAAGAGCCGTCTAGCACTAATTGTTTATAATCAAAATTATCAATTAGCCACTGTAAACCAAGGTTAAAGTCTCTACCAATTACAACATAATCAACATTAAGTCTTTTTGGCGTGCTGGTCTTTCCGTCTAGTTTCTTGTTAAGAATCAAAAAAGTGTGTTGATCCCAGCTTATCATTTCAAGATTAGCATGTTTACGATACCCACTTTCTAATCTGCTGGGTTCCAATTTATGATGAAATATCTGATTGCCTGATGTATGAAAATTAACCTCTGAAGGATTTAACAAACTGTCCCTGTAAACACATAGCGCATTGCCTTGCATAAAATCTATGGCTGTTCCTTCCTTAATATGGTAAACAAATACTTTTGACTGCTGTGCCTGATGAATCAGCACTATTCTCACCACACCAAACGCCAAAGCCATAAATAACCCGAAGCGAGCATATTTTAGCTTTTTAAAGTGAAAGAAGAGCAATACACTCAATATAATTACAATTAACAGAAGTACCTCAACCCCAGATAATTGTATATTTTGAATCTGCGAAAAGGGCCATTTTTTCATACTTAAAAGCGCTGCATTTAAACCAAACACAAGCCAATAGGTAGCCTGCCCCACCAGAGCAGCTACAGCAGACCACCAACTTACGGCCAAAATTAAAAGCGTACCACTTAGTATAAGAAATGCGGCTGGAATAACTATTAAATTAGAAAGGAAGAAGTACGAAGGAAACTGATGAAAATAATATAAACCTAAAGGAAAAGTAGCCAGTTGTGCGGCGAGAGAAACTGCGGTTATACCCCAGATCTTATCGACCAGCCAACTATCTGGAAGGTATAGATTGTAGAGCCTTGGTTGCAAATACACTATACCTAACACTGCCAGATATGACAATTGAAAACCCACCGTAAATAAAAGAAATGGATTAAATAGCAACAGAAAAAACGCCGATGCAGCCAGTGAATTATAAATATTGGTCTGCCTTTTCATGGCATTGCCTAGAATAATGAAGGTAAACATAGTGACAGTTCTAAGCACAGAGGCTGAAAAACCTGTGACCATAGCATAACTCCAAAGCACCAGCAAACTGATAACTGCAAGAATCCATTTACCAGCTTTATAATGCTGTAATTTCCCCAGCAGGGTAAGAAGAATAAGATAAATAATACCCACATGCAATCCCGACACTGCCAACACATGCATGGCCCCTGAAGCAGCATAAGCTTCTTTCACCTCGTTATCAATATCATCCTTTAGCCCCAAAGCCAGCGCTCTGACGATAGCACGCTCTCTATCTCCCACCACATATAATTTTAGCTGCTCATCAGCCCATGTTCTAATATCGTAGCTGTATTTCAGAAAGAAGTTGGGAACCTGTTGATTTATCAACCAGTAGCTGCCTCTTTCCACAAAGCTTTGATGGTAAATATTCTGATAGGCAAGAAACTGTTTATAGTTAAACGCATGTGGATTTTTAGGACCTTCAACTATATGAGGTCTGCCTTTGATCAAAAGCCTATCTCCATAGTGAAGTAAAGTGTCCTTTCGGAGATATAGCAAAATGGTAGCCTCACCCGCCTGCCAACCATGATCGGTTCTATATTGAAGCAGCTCAGCTTCGTATTGAAAAGTATTTGTTTTCTCTTCCGCAGGGCCATTGATTTGAACGGTGTAATAGCTGATATCATTTTGATTATGAAGCAGATGATCAGCATTCAGACTTTCATTATACATGACCACAGTTAACCAACCCAGAAAAAAGGTAGCACTAAAACCAGTCAGAGCCTGCCATTGATGATAATAAAAGAAGTTCTTACGGATAGTGACATTTAAAATAATATATAGCCCCATGGATAGCAGCACAAAAAGAAAGATAAGCTCTCTATCCAGATCAGTGGCATAAATACCAAAAAGTATCCCGATGATGAAGCTGATAGTTAGTCTGACGAAAGCATAGGGTATCCACTGGAGCATACCTTAAGTTAGCACCTGTGATGAGCAGAATATTAGCAATATCGCCCTATTTCTGACACGGGTATAATTAAAAGTGCAGCTTCATACCTTCATGCGAAGCCACAAAGCCAATGGACTCATAAAACTTTAACGCTTCCGGCCTTCTTTTATCGGTAGTGAGCTGAAGCAGATGCGCTCCTTTTTGCTTTGATCGGACAATAGCATAATCGAACATTTTGCGGCCTATACCCATTCCCCTGTGTGTTGATTTTACCCTCACAGCCTCAATTTGAGCTCTGAGGCCTCCTTTATAGGTGAGGTATTGAAGAAAGCTGAGTTGGAAGGTGCCTATAATTTCACCTTCCAGCTCAGCTACATATAATTCTTGATTGGTATCGGATTGAATTTTCTCAAAGGCACTAATATATATTTCATCTAGCTCCCCTGAGAAAGATTCACGCTGAGCTCCAAGTTCATCCTGAAAAAGAAGTTGCACAATGTCATGTAAGTCCTTCCTTTCAGCCTGCCTGTAGCTCAAATCCATTACTTCACCATTTTTTGGTGCTCAATGTCGCATTCCATAAATCGCTCACCCTCAGGCTTAAAGCTGAACTTTTCGTACAAGGGCATCGCCGTTATTTGTGCGTTGAGGTAAACCTTTTTACCACTTGTTTCTGGGATTGTGGCCACATGATCTAACACTGCTTGCATCAGGCAACTACCCACTCCTTTTCCTCTAAAAGGCTTTCTCACCGCAAATCTTTCCAGCTTCACACCATCAGTAGTTTGCCTCCAACGGGCCGCTCCACAAGGCTCTCCGTCATACCGGGCTATAAAGTGATATGATGTCTCTTCAAATTCGTCATACTCTTCATCGCTCGGCACATTTTGTTCATCTATAAAAACCTCTTGTCTTATAGCATACGCCTGATTAAGCGTCTCTTTGTCTTCTATCAACTCCGCTTTTAGCATTCTCTTCTTTCTTTTCGTAGGCATCATATGCCGAAATAATACTCTTAACTATTTTATGACGAACCACATCCTTGCCGTCAAGCGCTACAAACCCAATTCCTTCGATATCCTTAAGTACTCTCACAGACTCTATGAGCCCGGACTTTTGCTTCTTAGGCAAATCTATTTGAGATGTATCACCAGTGATGATCACCTTAGAATTAGGGCCCATCCTGGTAAGAAACATCTTGATCTGCATAGGTGTGGTATTCTGAGCTTCATCCAAAAGTATGAAGGCATTATTCAGCGTTCTACCACGCATGTAGGCTAATGGCGCAATTTCGATGACATTATTCTCCATGTAGTACTTCAGCTTTTCTGAAGGCACCATATCAAACAGCGCATCATAAATTGGCCTTAAGTAAGGATCTAGTTTTTCTTTCAAGTCACCTGGTAAGAACCCGAGGGTCTCCCCTGCCTCCACAGCCGGTCTGGTAATGATGATTTTCTTTACCTGCTTATTTTTTAAAGCCTTCACGGCTAATGCCACAGATATATAAGTTTTACCGGTACCGGCAGGTCCTAAAGCAAATACTAAATCATTATTCTTAACGGCATATACCAGCTTTTGCTGATTTAAGGTCTTAGGTTTTATAATGAAGCCTTTAGTACCATAAATGAGCACTTCATCTTCGTCTGGAAGCTTGTCTTCAGCCTCCTTGGTGAGGTAAGTCTGAACGTTCTCTTC
This genomic interval carries:
- a CDS encoding PhoH family protein codes for the protein MVEKVITLENISLIDFLGVQNRNITEVASAFPKSKIVSRGNEIRIKGSTTEILQINDILNSLIAHYHKYGKVTEENVQTYLTKEAEDKLPDEDEVLIYGTKGFIIKPKTLNQQKLVYAVKNNDLVFALGPAGTGKTYISVALAVKALKNKQVKKIIITRPAVEAGETLGFLPGDLKEKLDPYLRPIYDALFDMVPSEKLKYYMENNVIEIAPLAYMRGRTLNNAFILLDEAQNTTPMQIKMFLTRMGPNSKVIITGDTSQIDLPKKQKSGLIESVRVLKDIEGIGFVALDGKDVVRHKIVKSIISAYDAYEKKEENAKSGVDRRQRDA
- a CDS encoding GNAT family N-acetyltransferase; amino-acid sequence: MLKAELIEDKETLNQAYAIRQEVFIDEQNVPSDEEYDEFEETSYHFIARYDGEPCGAARWRQTTDGVKLERFAVRKPFRGKGVGSCLMQAVLDHVATIPETSGKKVYLNAQITAMPLYEKFSFKPEGERFMECDIEHQKMVK
- a CDS encoding ComEC/Rec2 family competence protein, encoding MLQWIPYAFVRLTISFIIGILFGIYATDLDRELIFLFVLLSMGLYIILNVTIRKNFFYYHQWQALTGFSATFFLGWLTVVMYNESLNADHLLHNQNDISYYTVQINGPAEEKTNTFQYEAELLQYRTDHGWQAGEATILLYLRKDTLLHYGDRLLIKGRPHIVEGPKNPHAFNYKQFLAYQNIYHQSFVERGSYWLINQQVPNFFLKYSYDIRTWADEQLKLYVVGDRERAIVRALALGLKDDIDNEVKEAYAASGAMHVLAVSGLHVGIIYLILLTLLGKLQHYKAGKWILAVISLLVLWSYAMVTGFSASVLRTVTMFTFIILGNAMKRQTNIYNSLAASAFFLLLFNPFLLFTVGFQLSYLAVLGIVYLQPRLYNLYLPDSWLVDKIWGITAVSLAAQLATFPLGLYYFHQFPSYFFLSNLIVIPAAFLILSGTLLILAVSWWSAVAALVGQATYWLVFGLNAALLSMKKWPFSQIQNIQLSGVEVLLLIVIILSVLLFFHFKKLKYARFGLFMALAFGVVRIVLIHQAQQSKVFVYHIKEGTAIDFMQGNALCVYRDSLLNPSEVNFHTSGNQIFHHKLEPSRLESGYRKHANLEMISWDQHTFLILNKKLDGKTSTPKRLNVDYVVIGRDFNLGLQWLIDNFDYKQLVLDGSLSNRKHTEMIKDADELGLDYYSVKQNGALEIIL
- a CDS encoding enoyl-CoA hydratase/isomerase family protein, yielding MEFIKYEKSGRVGNIILNRPEKRNALSYDVVTELKKAFKMADEDAEVKVIVLGAEGKAFCAGADLAYIQQLQNNTYTENLNDSNHLKELFYQIYTLKKVVIAKVQGHAIAGGCGLAAVCDFTFAVPEAKFGYTEVRIGFIPAIVKVFLLRKIGEMKSKELLLTGELYSAEEAKDFGLLNKVIPAESLDAEVEAFCELLITKNSGHSMGLTKQMIAEVQEMELREGLDYAAEKNAKARGSDDCKKGIASFLNKETLKW
- a CDS encoding GNAT family N-acetyltransferase, giving the protein MDLSYRQAERKDLHDIVQLLFQDELGAQRESFSGELDEIYISAFEKIQSDTNQELYVAELEGEIIGTFQLSFLQYLTYKGGLRAQIEAVRVKSTHRGMGIGRKMFDYAIVRSKQKGAHLLQLTTDKRRPEALKFYESIGFVASHEGMKLHF